In the genome of Nonomuraea sp. NBC_00507, the window ACCCATGGACGCCCCGCCCTGCACGGTCGCCGGGTCGCGATGCCCGACGGGCTGTGGCGCGGCAGGGTCGGGGAGGGGATCGCGGACCGCATGGCCGCCGCCCGCGACGCGCTCCTCGCCGCCGACGCCGACGTCGTCGAGCTGGATCTGCCCGCCGTCATCGCGGCAGCGCCGGCGGTGACGCTGGTGGTGATGCTCGCCGAATCCGCCGACCTGTGGGCCGACGCGCCGGGCGCGGCGTCGGCGGAGCTCCGCGCGACTCTGCGGACCGGAGCCGAGGTCAGGGCGGTGGACTATGTACGGGCCCGCCGCGTGGCCGCACACCTGCGCGACCTCATCACCGCGGGCCTGCGGACCACCGGCGCGGACCTGCTGCTCCTGCCCACCGTGCCGGTCACCGCGGCCCCTACCGGAGCGGACACGGTCGAGGTCGCCGGCCGCCCGGAGGCCACGGGCGCCGCCTACGCGCGGCTCACCGCGCTCGCCTCGGTGACCGGTCTGCCGGCGCTGTCCGTGCCGGCCGGAACGGACGCGACAGGACTACCCGTCGGCGCGCAGCTCATCGGCCCGCCACGGACCGAGACGCTCCTGTGCGCCGTAGGCACTGTCATCGCGTCATCACGGGTCTAGCGTCTCAGGTTGATGGATGGTATATCAAATATCGACAGTCCGACCTAAAGGAGACGTTCGTGGACCTCAAGCTCGAGGGGCAGGTCGCCTTCATCACCGGGGCGAGCAAGGGGATCGGCCGGGCGGTGGCCGAACAGCTCGCCGGCGAAGGATGTGACGTGGTCATCACGGCCCGCACGGCCGACGAACTGGAGAGGACGGCCAAGAAGATCTCCGAGGCCAGCGGGCGCACCGTCCTGCCGCTGGCCGGCGACATGAGCGTGACCGAGGACGTGCGACGCTGCGTCGAGGAGACCCTGGAGCGGTTCGGCCGGATCGACGTCCTGGTCACCTGCGCCGGCAGCTCGCCCGGCGGCCTCCTCGAGGACCTCACCGAGGAACAGTGGATGAGCAGCCTCAACCTCAAATTCATGGGGTACGTGCGGACGGTCCGAGCGGTCATCCCCCACATGCGCGAGCGGGGCAGCGGATCCATCGTGCTCGTGGTCGGCAACGACGGGCTCAAGCCCAGCTACTGGGAGATGACGGCAGGCGTCGCCAACGCCGCCGACATCAACTTCGCCTCGTCGGTGGCCGAGCAGTACGGCCGGTACGGCGTGCGCATCAACACCGTCAACCCCGGCCCGGTCAACACCGACCGCTGGGACACGCTGGAGAAGGCGTTCGCCCGGGACAAGGGAGTGAGCCAGGACCGCGCGCACGAGCTGGCGGTCGCCTCGATCCCGCTCGGCCGCATCTGCGAGCCGGAGGAGGTCGCCTCGGTCGTCGCCTTCCTCGCCTCGCCGCGGGCGAGTTTCGTCAACGGCGCCCATCTGCCGCTCGACGGCGCCCAGCGCAAGGGCATCATGGACACCTGATGCGACTACAGCACACCTTCACCCTCGCCGAAGAGCCGGCCCGCGTCTTCGACCTCCTCCTCGACGTCGAACGGATCGCCGCGTGCATGCCAGGCAGCCGCCTGCTCGGCCGCACGGGCGACGCTTACGAGGGAGAGGTGAAGGTCAAGGTGGGCCCGCTCAGCGTCGCGTACCAGGGCAAGGTCCGCTTCCTGGAGGCGAACGAGGCGAGCCGGCGCGTGGTCCTCAGGGCCTCCGGCGCGGAGCGGAACGGCAACGGCAACGCCGACGCCCACGTCGTGGCAGAGCTGGCGCCGGACCCGGCAGGCACCAAGGTCTCCCTCGACACCGACC includes:
- a CDS encoding SDR family oxidoreductase; protein product: MDLKLEGQVAFITGASKGIGRAVAEQLAGEGCDVVITARTADELERTAKKISEASGRTVLPLAGDMSVTEDVRRCVEETLERFGRIDVLVTCAGSSPGGLLEDLTEEQWMSSLNLKFMGYVRTVRAVIPHMRERGSGSIVLVVGNDGLKPSYWEMTAGVANAADINFASSVAEQYGRYGVRINTVNPGPVNTDRWDTLEKAFARDKGVSQDRAHELAVASIPLGRICEPEEVASVVAFLASPRASFVNGAHLPLDGAQRKGIMDT